A segment of the Populus nigra chromosome 12, ddPopNigr1.1, whole genome shotgun sequence genome:
caaccttgcttGTAGAATACCAGCTGGTCCATGAATTCCATTTTATCTGGCAGATACGTTGAGTTATCTACATTAttgtcaagaacaaaaaataaatgaaccactcttatctatatatatatgtttgggGTTGATCTTCTACAATCCGTAAACCACCACGCTCATTGAGGTAGaatctgtttttttcttggacAAGAATCAAGAACAAAAGTTTTTGCTGCTGCAGGTTGAGCTCCATAGCAAGTGATAGGGCTTCTTTCAGCAGCAGATTAAATGTAATAAAGCCTACTAGTAATAGTATGCTTCTGggcttcttctttttgtccTAACAATGATACTGTTAATGAACACATTCCACTGCATGTGATATTCTTCTTGTAATTGCTCATTTGGACTCATCATTTTTAGTACCTGGGCCTTAGACTTGCATAGTCCTTCTGATAATGCTCCTGCCAAATCCATGTCCCCTCTTtttcatagttatcaaaccatAGTATTATGTTGCCATTACCATGATTATAGTTTGTTAAACTTGATTAgggatttataaattttaaattattaaatcatgaaattaatctaggtttattatttttatctaaaatgatattgttttatgtttttttaaaatgtaaaaccaagttgtaatttttttaaaaagcacagAATAATCTTACTGGAAAAACTTTACATTAAACTtatctttttaactttttttcaaatataaacacGAAAATATAGTTAGTCTAATTCGGTTTAGAGCTGGATTGTTGAATCACTAGGTTAacctaattttattgtttttatccaaaacaatattatttttttatatagttgatTGAGTTTGAAACAAGTTTGACTGAGTCAATTAAATTGTGAGTTAATCTGTTGATTCTCTTGGATCTTTTCTTATTAgtattaaattttcttattagtattaaaattaattaaaaataaaactgactTGAGTAAGGATTTGGATCGTTAATTCTTGttgaaataacttaaattaagGAACAAGTtataatgtttctaaaaaatcaGCGCAAGGAACAAATAATCTTGTTGAAAACACTAACATTAAActcctcttattattttttcctcccAAATATAACACaagaaaacatagaaaatgTTTCAATGTTTTGTCTAGACAGGGAGATTTTCACATACAAGAGGAAAACTGATCTCAAGCTTCAAGACTATGATAGGAAAACATAGAAAATTCCCTTTTGAGGTGTTACTATGTGATGGATAGATGCATGCTTGTTAGCTTTTATTTGCAGACAAAAGCTATGCCCTTTCCCGAGCAAACTTTGTGTCAATTCGACAGATAAGATAGCCTTCATTTGCTGCACAACAATTTGTCTTTGCAAATTGTAGTGACTGACGAAGCATGCTTGCAAAACCCAACAAAAGAGGAGTCTCCTTCAATTTGATTCTCCCTTCTTGATTTGAATACAAAAACAGTATCAActacatgatgatgatgatgaaggaaACAGAATGGGATGAGATTTCATCATAATGTTAGATTGTTTTTCTCAACAGATTGGCTTTAAACTATTCGAGTGATCAAGACATAACTATTGCAAGGCATGGTATGATGTATAGTTAGTTTATGTGTAAGCCAATATGGGAGGCTTCTGTTGGTTGCTCTCGCCACTATCTAACTCTTTTATTTGTGACATCTAGGAGATACATCCACACTAGTTTGTTTCAGACAATGTCAAGCAACTTAATTTGTCAATGAAACGGACTTCATTGTTATAAAGTTATTATCATTGAAGCTAGCATATTAATTAAGACACAGACTAAACCTAATAATGGCTAGTGAGGGTAGAACATTGATACAATAATATGATAGAacaatattattctttaatattatgtGGAATCGGGTGTCTTAATTTCTTAGGTCACAAAACCGTTGAAAATGGAAACTATGATGTTGGAATGAGGAAGATGAACCTGGAAACTGTAGAATACAAGGAACCTTAAAAAACGTGCTTGCTTGAATATACACGTGTCGTGGGACAATTTTGTTGATTTCATGGAGGCTGTCATATAGCACACATGGTTGATTGTTTAAAACAGATCTAAGTATACCTTGTTGAGTTACTGGCTGAGATAAAGATGATTTTATTCATTGAAGTTGAATAGCAGAAGGCACATATGTGGAGAGATACAGCGAGTAGATGACAATTGTAAGACACTCAGTACACAAGATACAATTAGATATTaattcccaagctactttgctTTCTTTTGATCAGACCTCTCATTCTGTACTCTAGTCCATGCGAACACCATCATTTTGCAACTTGGgttgttgcatttcattatCCTCCCTACCTCAAATATTCTTAATCTTTGTGTATCTTGAAATAAAacagttattaaacccggtttAATACGGTGATTAATGCGGTAACCTATTGATTAGTTTAGTTCATTGATACCCTTGCAAATCCATAACTCACCCTCTCAACCAGTAAGTCATCCTTATGGATTAGTTTGGTTCATTGATAGCCTTGCAAATCAAGAGGGTTTAGAATTGAGTTCAAGATATAGTCTGAGCAGGGAGGGAGGATTTACAAGATTAATTTAGCGCATAGGACCTGCCTGGAGATCATGCATCTTTGAgtatcttataaatattttttcaagccaCCAGCCACCAGATCGAGTTTGGTTATGAAACCTAATCTAGCTTGACAGGTCAACATGAAATCAGCAACATCACGTACGAGGGAGTTCCAACTATCCCACAGGCCCACCACTTCAAATCTGTCCTGAGATACTGGAAAGCTAACTCATCATGCAATCATTCATCTGTTGTGATCAGAACAAAGAACCTGCAACTTACATTTCATTCAGGAACAAGTAAGATTTGTTTCAGGAGTATCCGCGGCCCTAGATAAACAGAATACGCTGGAAAGAACTTCGCTTTGGAGTAAAATTTTTAAGATCCATAAATAGATATAGTGGGAtgtatgaagaaaaaaatgtagaCAATCTACTCAGCGAGTAACTTATTGAAGAAAATGAATTCGACCATGCTACCGTTTATTTATACTCAACCTCAACTGAATCACTAAAATGTTGCTTATACTGCATCTAGCTGGATACATCTTGACCACAAGGATCAAAAAATCAACAATCGACACAATGTATTCACCTAAATTCGGAATGTTCGTATGATTCAAGATTTTCATCAGGAGGAGATTCATACACTTCACTATCTTCTCCTTGAACAAACTGAAGCAAGTAATGAACTCCATCTACCACATCGTACACCATCAGTCCTATCCTACCTCCAACCCAACTGCCCAAATGACTTCCAACAAGATAACCAACACGTCCAAGCCTTTCATCACCAAGAAAACCTCCAGCATAGGCACCAACCAATGTTCCACTGCCCCTGAGGAAACCTTCTGTTATGGTACCACCATAGTAAAGAGCTTCAAAAAAGTCCCATCCAGAAGAGATAACAGGACCTACGATGCGTTTTGCTTGCTGCTTCGCCAGTTTTGCAGCCTTTGTCCCTTCTTTCTGTGCTGTTTTTGCCGCATCTTGCGCAGACATTCCCTGTCCCACTGCATCAAGTAATGAACGCTCAATTGCAAGATTCCTCGCTCTCTCAACATGAGCAGATCTGATATTGTAGACATACAACTTCACACCCTCTTTCACCGCACATGCTAGGGTTCCGGAGCCCATGTCAAAGCAGTCAAAGATTGTAAACTTCCCACTCTGGGAAGAATTATCGTCCCCAACCAGTTGCCGACACTTTTCAGCTATAAAACGTTGCCGCACATAAGCATACCATGTTGTGAAAAAAATCTCAAGCCAATACATTCAGTTTTGTTAAATTCAGATGATAATTTAAGAAACCAACTTGTTCTCTAATTCCGAAGATCCAACAATCAAGCACAGAAGGATTTAGTTAAAATCTTGACATAAGAATACTGTGATAATGTGTAAAGCAAAGATAAACTCGTTGGCAGGCACACACAAACACATGCAGACAATGCGAAAGAAACCCAtacaaacattttatatatctatTGAGTATACATATTATTCACAAAACGATGATCCTGATTCTGTCCTAACACCGTAACACGTATGAGCCACTTCAACAAAACAGTATTCGCTAGATGAAAATAAGAGAGATCATTAAAACTATACGAGTTAGATTTTTCACATAAGCTACATTGCCTCCAAAACTCAGAATTTGCTATCAATTTTTAATGTGAGTGAACCGAATCTTACAAATTTAGCAAAAtaactggaaaaaaatttaaatcctaAGAAACCTCAACACTTTCACATCAAGTCAGGAAATCTGACATACTTATTTACACTATCCCAATCAAATTTCAACCAAtatcaaaatttcaaacatTTGCACACATAAGAGCTCTCATGTATTCAACAATCGAGTTACTAACTCATGAGTTTATCAGCACACAGTACTCATCAAAGATTAGATATCTTAGCTTGTTCCCAACAAACCCAGATTAGAAATGAACccctaaaacataaaagatcACAAATTTCACACacacaaaacaaatacaaaagcaCATTAAAGATTCACCAGCCCACAATCCAAAAACTCAATCACAACCAAAAACCAATCTTCTTGACCCTAAAAGGACTCAAACTTTGCACCTAAAACAGAGTCAAAACGAAAAGCCCACAaagaataacacaaaaaaagtaTCAAGAATATACCTGTGATACTAAGAGCTATGATTCCAACTATAAAGGCAAGCAATTGAACCCTCTTTTTCTGGAAatccataaaaacaaaacaagtctGGTTTCTTGTGTTCGTGTTTTAGAGAACTGTCTGTTTATGTAAACAGTGATGCAAGAAAGGAATAATCTTCTAATTACGGTTCGTTCACGTTATCTATAGGAAAGGTAATAAAAGAAGACTGTTCTTCTTCTTGCTGTTTAATATTTTGTGCACGTGGTTCTTGTCTCTCAGTTAAGAGAACGAAGGAGAGTGAAAATTCAAGAGACCAGGCAAACCGCACCGTTTTGCTGACTTGCTTATTAGCCTCTTTATACCATGacagctgttttttttttaaatatcttttatttaaaaatatattaaaataatatttttttaaaaaattaattttaacatgacatatcaaaataaaattaatataaaataaaattaatataaagtaagaaaataaataaaaaatttaaccttttttataaaacattatgAAAACATGTTTACCTTTCTTTatcttctatgttttttttaaaaaataaataaaataaaaatcaaacagttGTCATATGTTTTTGCATGGTATCCAAAGACTTAAATAATAGATTTGAGGATtgataatcaattaaaattttgactaaaataaatttatattaataaaaaatagattttattgcTAGTGCCCCTTTAGCTTCTACTTTCTAAATTGtttcttcttcaaaaaataataaattgatatttcttttatgattttgatattaaaaataaaaaatatataaaaactattattttaatatatttttaattaaaaatcacattttaaaaacaatttgtatATTACCTTACCAAACATAACACTATATTctcaaaattaaatacaatttttagttagagttaattattattatgaaatagtaaacataaagataataaaaagaaataaaatatatcttataaaaaaatagcattcacatttttttccctggatatttatttttttcagggaattttttttattaaaatgaatattcagGTTAgtttacatgtattttaattaattctataaaccataaaattaacatctatataaatttttaatggttttaaaagGATTTAAACTTATaaccactaaaaaataaattgaaattctaTTTAACTGGGCTacccttaaaattaaatatcgGAATAATTAAATAGCGTGGGTTTGATAATAGTTTTACTAGCGTGGGTTTGATATAGGAGTAATTAATGTTATTCTTGTATAATtgttttatctaatttaatCATCGGAAAATATCAATCactgaatttataaaaattactaatgatcaatcaaaaactaaatacaGAAATTTAAAGCACTAAACCATCAATGAACTCAAGTGCacttattatttcaatttaagaaTACTAAAGCTTGTACTGTGGggggcggcggcggcggcggcggcggatTGACATCAATAAATACTGCGTAAGAATGAATGGGGGCTATTCCCCTAAAAGCAAAAGGGTAGGAAAACAGACAGACAGCACTTTGTAAGTAATAACGATCGATGCTTGTCGTCAGCCCAGAAGGCTGCAACAACAAAGGGGTATTTTCAGCCTCTTCTCGCATTTTCCACTCCGGAACCTTTGCTTCCGGCAGTCCGCTATGCACCGGGTGTCATCGTATACTCCCACACAGGGCTTGACACAATTATCAGGCACGGCTTCTACTTCACCATCTGCACATGCATGCAACAATATTAATTCTGAACCTTCATTACTGCTACTTTGTGCAGTTGAATAACTTCATTACTCTCGACGTGCATGGGAGTGTGTTATTAAGATTGTCCGAGAAAGAGATTCAGTCTTAATTAGTCGATGAGTAAACTGTCTCGACTATATCctttatttgaacaaaaaagaaatttgaataaacaattaagaaaaacaaattcatacaTGGCCTTAAGAGGTTAGAGAAAGATAACATACAGGTGCTAGCCATAATGATTATGAAAGCAATGGTGAGGAGGGTCAGAAAATGCTTCATATCCTCTCCTTCCTcctccctcctcctcctctccttcttcttctccttccctTGATAAATTTGTTGATGTTTAAATTTACTACAGAGCAGTACtgttatacacacacacagacGTTGAGAGGCTAATATATAGTTAGCGTGTTCCAGTTTTGATGGTTCCAGCGGCCAGGTAGGTACGTAGAATCTGAAATCTCTAAAATCTCTCCTATTACACATATTTTAACACTGTTTGGACTTgccttctttttagttttttcccctttttgttgatgattttcttgatttagtttTGAATATCTTAGAGTTTTTCTCCAAAcaaggatattttaattttttttccaattaaaataagatacctttaaacttatttaccAGATTAAGAGACTATGTGCAACGTTAACTTAGTATTCTCATCATAATTCaatcatcttttatttattaaaaataaaattaaaagttaaaacaaattaatttatataatacttaaaaaatatatcaaagagGTAAGACtatcttttgtaaaaaaaatcaaacgtaGAACCCTAGATTTATAACCAACGTTAAAATTCTTgccacttttttttatataatataaaactgaTCTCCCTTCTGCATGTTCTTGTTACATTACCACTATCCTAAATGATTGAAAACCTATATAATAGTATATAgtaaataattgaaaagaaaacgttacaaatttacaatttttttttgtttgattgatgTGGATGTCCGAATCAATTTGTGCGTATATCAACTAATCTCAcggatcctgaagttaacgactatataaaccTTCATTGACCATTATATTAGTAATCACGGGACTTGAACTTGAAACCACAGGAGAAACAAACTTCTTAGTTTCAAGTTCTTATCACTGAATCACCTACTAAATAGTTTTTACAACACTCTTTGATCCATGGAGTCTTTGGTTTTATAAAtcactcatttttatttttgtaattttttaaactatatttgTCTATACAATTCAAACTATatcttactttaaaaaaaaacataaaaataatatgcattttcaaatcaaatacaattaaaaattgattaagagAAGTGAAAAAACATGGAAAGTCTAGTAAGATTgattaatatcaatattttaattagtcTAAAATTTACTTGAATGAAtgctttattgttttattactaAGTTAAGTGAAATAAAATAGATGACATGGATGCGATCTTACATggcaaaaaaatcttaatatggGAAATAGGATTGAAATTATgggaaaaaagattttaaaaagccccctttaaaaagaaaaaaactgataattaattatgtattttatttttattagaaattcttagataattatttctattttcagatttatatttagattatgtTCCTTTAATGTCATGACAGATTTATATTCATTATACAAAGCGTTTTCCCATCATTTCTATTGTAGAATCTGAACAATCCTTCTCATACTTGCCAAGCTTATCCAGAAATTAAAGATCTAATCCttgaataatttttgaaaaaacgcAAGTCAGTGCAAGAATAGATGCCTGCGTTATGCCGGTGACCAAATCAAGTACCTTAAATTAAGTTCCGGGTCACCTCCGGAAATCGAGTAACTGTTGAAGGAGCGTGTTGGGGTCTGTGTTTTGGATGTGGGTCTCGAGTCTCGACCAGTTCTGGTTTGATACAAGGTCTGTAATGGTGGTGGTGAGGTATTCATATAACGATAACGAACTGAGTTGCCTTGTGCGGCAATGCCTTGCATGTTTCTCAGGAAAATGTTTCCTTGCAGGAGTCTTCCCGGGAAAATATGGACTTTGAAGCGcattggagagagagagagcagaatGCTGATTGATGGCCTTACAAGATGGTTGGCAATACAGGTTCAGTGGCCTATGCTCTGGTTTTACCAAGGTGAAGCTCAAATCCACACCCGTCTCTCAACTTAACCAGCCTATGGAAATTATCAACAGAATGTGACTCCATAACCTCCTTGCACTGCCGTCAATCCTTATCCCATAGCcatatttgatagaaaaatGGTTGAAGAGGGGAAGCGCGGAGGCTACTAAACTATTTGTTCAGTGGTTTAATTAACTCGCCTCCAAAGGAAGCTACATGGAAGTTTGCTCTTGAATTGCAGAGGAAACTCACTGATTTCAACATCAGTGCAAGCTTTTTGAAAATGATGCAAGTCTACAAGGGAGGCAATTCTATTGAATACTATTGGCTGCTCGTGGCTATGTGGTGGGGCtgtgtataaaaaacaaattaatttttagattttttaaattattttaatatattgatattaaaaatatttttttaaaattattattataatatattaaaaaaaacaaatttaaaaaatatctcaccACAATTCCAAACGTTACCGTATCGCATTGCAAGCAGAGCTAGTCGTGGCTGGCAAAAACAGAGGCAAATTGTTTAGTCAATTAGCCAACTCTACACGTTTCacagggaagggaagggaagggaagccGCGCGAACAAACAGGCTCAATCTTCTCATCGGTCGGTAACTTGTAGTCAATTATCGAACTCGAAAGAAACCAATTCCTTGTGGAATTTGGATACATAATTAAGCCTAGCTTGTCCTATTCAGTTCGGATTTACATTCCCTTTAGTCGGTTCAGTCTTTATAAAAGAAGGCAGAGTGACAGAGTCTACATGTGAGCTGATATTAATGgtgaatagaaagaaaaacatgacAGAGGGGAGAAGAAAAACTGGTCGTCATGAGTTTTTCAAGTACTTTCCCAAAGATTTATTGACAGAAGTTCTTGCTCGCGTGGCCTCTGCATCGATTTCAGATCTCTTCACAGCTAAATTAAGCTGCAAAGAGTTTCTTGAAGCAGCATCAGAGAACTATGTTTTTGAACACATCACAATCGAGAAACTCCCAGTTATTCCTTGGAGGATTAGCCACGATGCCTCCTCTTTCTTGGCCCGTTGCAAGGAGAATGGGAACCCTGAAGCTTTATTTAGACAAGGGATGGTCGAGTTCTTTAGTTCCAACAAACCAGAATCAGGATTCCAACACTTGAAGAACGCGGCCAGAAAAGGGCACGTAGAAGCACTATACACATGCGGCGTCCTCCTCGTATGCCATGGCGGGCAATTTAAACAAGAGGGTATAGAACTGCTTTCTTCTCTGAAGAACTACAAATCAAGACACCGCACAGTTAAAGAGTGTAgagacaaaataaaagagattctTCAAAGCATGTGGATTGACAGAAGGGAAGCTGGTATTGGACCACAAGAACCCAAGAGCCATGGAAGAACCTGCAACTGTAGCAAATTTAACAAGAGAGGATGGATTGATGAGGAAGAGTATACTACTTGTGATCATTGCGTATGGGATCATGAAGCAACTCTGTTTTGTAAAATTCTAAGGGCTAGAGGCTTTGGAATATCATAATCATTGTATTCATCGCTAATCCTATCTAGGAATTTCCCCCAGAAACACCGCAGTATTTGGCGCTGCTAgtctatatctatatataatagcacaagtattgtttttttttaataaaaaaaatcatttgaaaatctGTACTGTAAGTTCGAGTTTACAAGATATATTGAATTGGTAGGAAGAACTAGGGAAAAAGGGAAGGAAATTGTCTCAATGACATATCATCAAAGcccctttaattattttgaagttCATTGAtatattgtaaaattatataacCAAACATGTCTCTATCTATTACGACTCCGTGGAATGTCAACCAAATACAATACATGTTTTCCAAAATCCTCTTGACAAAAACTAACAAGGAGGACAATATTAGTacttgaatcaaaataataggaCCAAACTGCtcacatataaataaaactcaAGAAACACACACAACTTAAAAAGGGTTTATGCAGGGCTTTGCTTGCTACAATCATCTAGCACTTTCTCCTCCGTCTCCTCCAATGGAGACTCAAAACTGACAACAATAAGCCCAAAATTTCCCAATTCTGCCCTTCCCTTTCTTCAACATCTCCACATCaaaaaaacaatgctaaaaCTCCTCTCTTCCACTTCTCGCCAAATTCACACCCACTTTACATCCCCGTGTCTCCGGGTCGCCACCGAGTCACAACCGAGCTCCTTTCTGAAGTCTCTGAGTTTACTCACTGGGTTGTCTCAGAGGGGCCATAAAAGTCCCAGTTTTTATCAAAGGGCCTTCTTTTGCTCTGATTCTTCTTCCGGAGATGGTGGCGATGGAGGCGGAATTGTTGAGGTGGAGGTAAGAAGTGGTGCCAGCGAGACGGAGGCTGAAGGTGGAGCTGCGGATGCCAGTAATTCCTCGGCTATTGTGCCTACTAGTCCTAGACCAGAGGATTATTTAACGGTTGGTTCAATAAAGttcttgaacttttttatttttattttggggggttttgggttttgtttggaTGCTGAAAAGGTGTGGGGAAGTTAGAGAAGGTGAAGGAAAATGGTGGGTTTTATGTGTTATTTAGGGTTTTAGAGTTGAGTTTAGTTTTCTTAGGAAGTGACTGAAATtggttttctgttttgttaaCAATTAGTAGAATTTGATTATGATAACGTTGTTTTGCATTTTGAGGTTTATAATCGTGAATTGGTTTGCCAAAGGAACTCTTTTATGGCATTTCTGATATGATTTTGTGATTGTTTATAGTTTTTGAAGAAGAGAATACAATAGGGTGGATAGGAGAAAGCTCTACTTGTCGAATTGTACTGGTCTCATGGAAACTGTTTCGGCTTGTTAGAGATGGAAGTTTTATTAGTTTGGTAATGAATTGGAGTCTAAACATgaggttttgagtttttttccttGGGTAATAGGATTGGTTTATGAATTGTCATTTCAATATAAATGGAGTGTGAGTTTTTTAGTTGAGGAAGTGACTAAAACGGTTTTTTTGATTTGTGTGGTTGATGAGAAGTGGCATTTGCATTATGATTCTGCTGTTTAGTATTTTGAGGTTTATAATTGTGCATTGGTTTGCTATTGTTAGTTTCTATTTTGGCATTTATGGTGTGATTTTGTAATTGTTAGCGAATATGGGCATTGAAGAAGGGATAGAATATGAGTTTAAAAAACTGTTAACGGGATGTTCAAATGGCAATGAAAATGAATGGGCAAGTAGGCTCACAGGCGAATCAGCAAGACCAGCTAGATTAGTAGTGGAACATGGATGGATCTATTACCGTGGGTCTTTACCCGTATTGGA
Coding sequences within it:
- the LOC133669262 gene encoding uncharacterized protein LOC133669262, encoding MDFQKKRVQLLAFIVGIIALSITAEKCRQLVGDDNSSQSGKFTIFDCFDMGSGTLACAVKEGVKLYVYNIRSAHVERARNLAIERSLLDAVGQGMSAQDAAKTAQKEGTKAAKLAKQQAKRIVGPVISSGWDFFEALYYGGTITEGFLRGSGTLVGAYAGGFLGDERLGRVGYLVGSHLGSWVGGRIGLMVYDVVDGVHYLLQFVQGEDSEVYESPPDENLESYEHSEFR
- the LOC133669409 gene encoding putative F-box protein At1g67623 — translated: MTEGRRKTGRHEFFKYFPKDLLTEVLARVASASISDLFTAKLSCKEFLEAASENYVFEHITIEKLPVIPWRISHDASSFLARCKENGNPEALFRQGMVEFFSSNKPESGFQHLKNAARKGHVEALYTCGVLLVCHGGQFKQEGIELLSSLKNYKSRHRTVKECRDKIKEILQSMWIDRREAGIGPQEPKSHGRTCNCSKFNKRGWIDEEEYTTCDHCVWDHEATLFCKILRARGFGIS